The Celeribacter marinus genome window below encodes:
- a CDS encoding HPr family phosphocarrier protein: protein MSSVFRTHEIINVKGLHARASAKFVEKVEEFDASAEVCKDGMCTGGDSIMGLLMLAASKGTTIDVTTSGPQADVLADALEALIKDRFGEGM, encoded by the coding sequence ATGTCGTCAGTTTTTCGCACCCACGAGATTATCAACGTCAAAGGTTTGCACGCGCGCGCGTCTGCCAAGTTTGTTGAAAAGGTTGAGGAATTTGATGCTTCGGCTGAGGTTTGTAAGGATGGAATGTGCACGGGCGGCGATAGCATCATGGGGCTTTTGATGTTGGCAGCTTCCAAGGGAACCACTATTGATGTGACGACGAGTGGTCCGCAAGCCGATGTGCTCGCTGATGCACTTGAAGCATTGATCAAGGACCGATTTGGCGAAG
- a CDS encoding PTS sugar transporter subunit IIA, translated as MIGIVIVAHGGLAQEYLAAVEHVVGKQSGIEAIAIAPDHDRVSKQQEICLAADAVDTGSGVVVVTDMFGGSPSNLSLLACHHSDRKIIYGANLPMLIKLAKSRHTTVDEAVSKALVAGRKYIDSFDVAGQ; from the coding sequence GTGATCGGAATTGTCATCGTCGCACATGGTGGGCTGGCCCAAGAATATCTTGCCGCCGTCGAGCATGTTGTCGGCAAACAGTCAGGGATTGAGGCCATCGCAATCGCCCCAGACCATGATCGTGTCAGCAAGCAACAAGAAATCTGCTTGGCCGCTGATGCCGTAGATACCGGAAGCGGCGTGGTCGTGGTGACCGATATGTTTGGTGGCAGCCCATCCAATTTATCCTTGCTTGCCTGCCATCATAGTGACCGAAAAATCATTTATGGGGCCAATTTGCCGATGCTGATCAAGCTTGCAAAATCGCGCCATACAACGGTCGATGAAGCCGTGTCAAAAGCGCTCGTTGCAGGGCGCAAGTACATCGACAGTTTCGATGTCGCCGGTCAATAG
- the rapZ gene encoding RNase adapter RapZ: MAPRHRVVLVTGPSGAGRSTAINVLEDLGYETIDNLPLSIVPRLLEAGGTRRPLALGVDVRNRDFSIAGMIEVIDGLTGSSTYEVELLYLDASVDALVRRYSETRRRHPLAPAETALVGVGREKDLLLPIRTRADILIDTSELTPHQLRDEVERWFAADDRANMAISVQSFSYKRGMPRGVDMVFDVRFLANPYWEESLRGLNGLDEKVRAYVEADPRYAAFFEKVCDLTELLLPAYEEEGKRHLSIAFGCTGGQHRSVTLAENLSQALAERGSRVSVRHREMERRDLTAPEKETGTLA, translated from the coding sequence ATGGCGCCGCGCCACCGCGTAGTGTTGGTGACAGGACCATCGGGAGCCGGTCGTTCGACCGCGATTAACGTTCTTGAGGATTTAGGGTACGAGACGATCGACAATTTACCGTTGTCTATCGTGCCAAGGTTACTTGAAGCAGGTGGAACGCGTCGTCCACTCGCGCTCGGGGTCGATGTGCGAAACCGTGACTTCTCAATTGCAGGTATGATTGAGGTGATTGACGGCCTCACGGGCAGTTCGACTTATGAGGTCGAGCTACTTTACCTCGACGCGTCGGTGGATGCACTGGTGCGGCGGTATTCGGAAACGCGTCGCCGTCATCCGTTGGCACCTGCGGAAACTGCCCTTGTCGGTGTCGGCCGAGAGAAAGACCTTTTGCTTCCGATCCGCACCCGCGCGGATATTTTAATCGATACATCCGAATTGACGCCGCACCAATTGCGCGACGAGGTCGAACGGTGGTTCGCCGCCGATGACCGCGCCAATATGGCGATTTCAGTACAGTCCTTTTCCTACAAACGCGGCATGCCGCGTGGTGTCGATATGGTGTTCGACGTAAGATTTCTTGCCAATCCGTATTGGGAAGAAAGTCTGCGTGGCTTGAACGGGCTAGACGAAAAGGTGCGTGCCTATGTCGAGGCCGACCCGCGTTACGCTGCATTTTTCGAAAAAGTGTGTGACCTTACGGAATTGCTTTTGCCAGCATATGAAGAAGAGGGGAAACGCCACCTGTCAATCGCGTTTGGGTGCACCGGCGGGCAACATCGTTCCGTCACTCTTGCGGAAAACTTGTCACAGGCTCTTGCGGAACGTGGCTCTCGAGTGTCAGTTAGGCATCGGGAAATGGAACGGCGCGATTTGACCGCGCCCGAGAAAGAAACGGGGACGTTGGCGTGA